A genomic region of Helicobacter pylori contains the following coding sequences:
- the tolB gene encoding Tol-Pal system protein TolB produces the protein MRCLWLFLICTIGLFATDKTLDIIKTIQKLPKIEVRYSIDNDANYALKLHEVLANDLKTSQHFDVSQNKDQGAINYAELKDKKVHLVALVSVAVENGNKISRLKLYDVDTETLKKTFDYPIVSLDLYPFAAHNMAIVVNDYLKAPSIAWMKRLIVFSKYIGPGITNIALADYTMRYQKEIIKNNRLNIFPKWANAEQTEFYYTQYGERTPMILKYNIQKATHENIASSQGMAVVSSVSSDGSKILMSLAPDGQPDVYLYDTHKKTKTKITRYPGIDVSGVFLEDDKSMAFVSDRSGYPNIYMKKLGLKESAEQLLYEGRSNESIDAYKDSIVYVSRENLNEFGKTVFNLNLITLNSKYIRRLTVNGSNQMPRFSTDGRNIMYIKKTPQEYAMGLILLDYNQSFLFPLKNVKIQAFDW, from the coding sequence ATGAGGTGTTTATGGCTTTTTTTAATATGCACTATAGGGCTTTTTGCAACAGATAAAACACTAGATATTATTAAAACCATTCAAAAACTTCCTAAGATTGAAGTGCGCTACTCTATAGATAACGATGCCAATTACGCTTTAAAATTGCATGAAGTCTTAGCGAATGATTTAAAGACTAGCCAGCATTTTGATGTTTCTCAAAACAAGGATCAAGGCGCTATCAATTACGCAGAACTCAAAGATAAAAAAGTCCATCTTGTAGCACTTGTGAGCGTGGCGGTAGAAAACGGCAATAAAATTTCACGATTAAAACTTTATGATGTGGATACAGAAACGCTCAAAAAGACTTTTGACTACCCTATTGTAAGTTTAGATCTATACCCTTTTGCAGCGCACAACATGGCCATTGTGGTGAATGACTATTTAAAAGCCCCTTCTATCGCTTGGATGAAGCGCCTTATTGTTTTTTCTAAATACATTGGACCAGGAATCACAAACATCGCACTAGCGGATTATACGATGCGTTATCAAAAAGAAATCATCAAAAACAATAGGCTCAATATTTTCCCTAAATGGGCGAACGCTGAGCAAACGGAGTTTTATTACACGCAGTATGGCGAAAGAACGCCCATGATTTTAAAATACAACATTCAAAAAGCCACTCATGAGAATATCGCTAGCTCTCAAGGAATGGCTGTGGTCTCTAGCGTGAGTTCTGATGGCTCTAAAATTTTAATGTCTTTAGCCCCTGATGGCCAACCGGATGTGTATTTGTATGACACGCATAAAAAAACTAAAACCAAAATAACGCGCTATCCTGGGATAGATGTCTCAGGAGTGTTTTTAGAAGATGACAAGTCTATGGCTTTTGTTTCGGATAGATCCGGTTATCCTAACATCTATATGAAGAAATTGGGCTTAAAAGAGAGTGCGGAGCAACTCCTTTATGAAGGAAGAAGCAATGAATCCATTGACGCTTATAAAGATAGTATTGTGTATGTGAGCCGGGAAAACCTTAATGAATTTGGCAAAACGGTGTTTAATTTGAATCTGATCACTCTAAACAGCAAGTATATCCGCAGGCTTACCGTGAATGGCTCTAACCAGATGCCTCGTTTTTCTACGGATGGGAGAAATATCATGTATATCAAAAAGACACCCCAAGAATACGCCATGGGGCTTATTTTGCTAGACTATAACCAGAGTTTTTTATTCCCTTTAAAGAATGTGAAAATACAAGCCTTTGATTGGTAA
- a CDS encoding energy transducer TonB has translation MSKSAIFVVSGFLAFLLYALLLYGLLLERHNKEAEKILLDLGKKNEQVIDLNLEDLPSDEKKDEKIAEKAEEKKDEKVVEKNATDKEGDFIDPKEQEESLENIFSSLNDFQEKTDTNAQKDEQKNEQEEEQRRLKEQQRLRKNQKNQEMLKGLQQNLDQFVQKLESVKNKTLDLQIPKQDGVDEKAYQEWYAQIYQILYKGWKGVFYHKASVSALIMITKDGEFDYTILSYSDFKDYNNSVITLLNDLKKVDFPPYPGGNMISIKVNFTTKEEQ, from the coding sequence ATGAGTAAGAGCGCGATCTTTGTTGTTTCTGGCTTTTTGGCGTTCTTGCTCTATGCTTTGTTATTATATGGTTTGTTGCTAGAAAGACACAATAAAGAAGCGGAGAAAATCCTTTTAGATTTGGGCAAAAAAAACGAACAAGTCATTGATTTGAATTTAGAAGATTTGCCAAGCGATGAAAAAAAAGATGAAAAAATCGCTGAAAAAGCAGAAGAAAAAAAAGATGAAAAAGTAGTTGAAAAAAATGCAACTGATAAGGAGGGCGATTTTATTGATCCTAAAGAACAAGAAGAAAGCCTTGAAAATATTTTTTCTTCACTCAATGATTTTCAAGAAAAGACAGACACAAACGCTCAAAAAGATGAGCAAAAAAATGAGCAAGAAGAAGAGCAAAGGCGTTTAAAAGAACAGCAACGCTTAAGAAAAAACCAAAAAAATCAAGAGATGTTGAAAGGTTTGCAACAGAATTTGGATCAATTTGTGCAAAAACTAGAAAGCGTTAAAAACAAAACTTTAGATTTGCAAATTCCTAAACAAGATGGGGTTGATGAAAAGGCTTATCAAGAGTGGTATGCTCAAATCTATCAAATTTTATATAAAGGTTGGAAAGGGGTTTTTTACCACAAGGCTTCAGTGAGCGCGCTGATTATGATCACTAAAGATGGGGAGTTTGATTATACCATTCTTAGCTACTCCGATTTTAAGGATTATAACAACAGCGTGATAACCCTTTTAAATGATTTAAAGAAAGTGGATTTTCCTCCATACCCGGGAGGAAACATGATTTCTATTAAAGTTAATTTCACCACTAAGGAAGAACAATGA
- a CDS encoding ExbD/TolR family protein: MNYDNYWDEDKPELNITPLVDVMLVLLAILMVTTPTLTYKEEIALPSGSKTARATQDKMIEIRMDKDAKIYIDSQTYEYNSFPDTFNLLSKKYDKDTRVSIRADKRLTYDKVIYLLKTIKEAGFLKVSLITSP, translated from the coding sequence ATGAATTATGATAACTATTGGGATGAAGACAAGCCAGAACTCAATATCACGCCCTTAGTGGATGTGATGCTTGTTTTATTGGCTATTCTTATGGTAACGACGCCCACTCTCACTTATAAAGAAGAGATTGCTTTGCCTTCTGGTTCAAAAACTGCTAGAGCCACTCAAGATAAAATGATAGAGATCCGCATGGATAAAGACGCAAAAATCTATATAGATAGTCAAACCTATGAATACAACTCCTTCCCGGATACTTTCAACTTGCTTTCTAAGAAATACGATAAAGATACTAGGGTTAGTATCCGTGCGGACAAACGATTGACTTATGACAAAGTGATTTATTTGCTAAAAACGATTAAAGAAGCGGGGTTTTTAAAAGTTTCTTTAATCACAAGTCCTTAA
- a CDS encoding MotA/TolQ/ExbB proton channel family protein, translated as MLDSIVYFFNKSGFVTTLVLVWISLYLVMTLWVFLYKSIVLKIELRREMQSLSNILNGAQDAPEHFMFNKKRNDETKRYSNELLQAWKHQVLKQSTTGLVVLSIISSTAPFIGLFGTVVEILEAFNNLGALGQASFGVIAPIISKALIATAAGILAAIPAYSFYLILKRKVYDLSVYVQMQVDILSSKK; from the coding sequence ATGTTAGATTCAATCGTTTATTTTTTCAATAAGAGCGGGTTTGTTACCACGCTTGTTTTAGTTTGGATTTCGCTTTATTTGGTGATGACTTTATGGGTCTTTTTGTATAAAAGCATTGTGTTAAAGATTGAACTCAGGCGCGAGATGCAATCTTTGTCTAACATTCTTAATGGAGCACAAGACGCTCCAGAGCATTTTATGTTTAATAAAAAAAGAAATGATGAGACCAAGAGGTATTCTAATGAATTGTTGCAGGCTTGGAAACATCAAGTTCTTAAGCAAAGCACGACGGGTTTAGTGGTGTTGAGCATCATCTCTTCTACAGCCCCCTTTATTGGTTTGTTTGGGACGGTGGTTGAAATTTTAGAAGCGTTTAACAATTTGGGCGCGTTAGGTCAAGCTTCTTTTGGAGTGATCGCACCCATTATTTCTAAGGCTCTTATCGCCACCGCTGCAGGTATTTTAGCGGCCATTCCAGCCTATTCTTTTTACTTGATTTTAAAACGCAAGGTGTATGATTTATCGGTTTATGTGCAGATGCAAGTGGATATTTTGTCTTCTAAAAAATAA
- the atpC gene encoding ATP synthase F1 subunit epsilon, with protein sequence MDLLKISVVVPEGEVYTGEVKSVVLPGVEGEFGVLYGHSNMITLLQAGVVEIETENQKEHIAINWGYAEVTKERVDILADGAVFIKKESDDRDDAISRAKRLLEDASSDRLAVSSVLAKIESL encoded by the coding sequence ATGGATTTATTAAAAATTAGTGTGGTCGTTCCTGAGGGGGAAGTTTATACAGGAGAGGTTAAAAGCGTTGTGTTGCCAGGAGTTGAAGGGGAATTTGGGGTGCTTTATGGGCATAGCAACATGATCACCTTGCTTCAGGCGGGAGTGGTTGAGATTGAAACCGAAAACCAAAAAGAGCACATTGCGATCAATTGGGGCTATGCAGAAGTTACCAAAGAACGGGTGGATATTTTAGCCGATGGGGCGGTCTTTATTAAAAAAGAATCAGACGACAGAGACGATGCTATCTCTAGGGCTAAAAGGCTGTTAGAGGACGCAAGCTCTGATAGGTTAGCGGTCTCTAGCGTGCTGGCTAAGATTGAGTCTCTTTAA